One window from the genome of Sporosarcina sp. 6E9 encodes:
- a CDS encoding NUDIX domain-containing protein, giving the protein MKTRRQVLAYITRGEEPNWEILVFKQKDNPDAGIQVPGGTIESDEFIIDALYREIEEETGITRENLELKGKVIKNKYFPEHKNKIYERTIFHLSYIGDNDEKWEYIVKGNGRDEGMTFCHRFVPVDQIPELAGNQDEAINFLT; this is encoded by the coding sequence TTGAAAACCAGGAGACAAGTACTAGCTTATATTACAAGAGGCGAAGAACCGAACTGGGAGATTCTTGTATTTAAACAAAAAGATAACCCTGATGCCGGCATTCAGGTTCCAGGCGGAACAATCGAAAGCGATGAATTTATCATTGATGCACTCTATCGTGAAATCGAAGAAGAAACCGGAATTACGCGCGAAAACCTCGAGCTAAAGGGCAAAGTAATCAAAAACAAGTACTTTCCCGAACATAAAAACAAGATCTACGAACGCACGATTTTCCATCTTTCTTATATCGGCGACAATGATGAGAAATGGGAATATATCGTAAAAGGGAATGGCAGAGATGAGGGCATGACATTTTGTCATCGATTTGTTCCTGTCGATCAAATTCCAGAACTTGCTGGAAATCAAGATGAAGCGATAAACTTCTTAACGTAA
- the rlmD gene encoding 23S rRNA (uracil(1939)-C(5))-methyltransferase RlmD, which translates to MSFTVNKNDRLNVYVEDLTHDGSGVAKVEGYPLFIPGALPGEEAEIQVMKTMKRYGFAKLLNVTKESPDRVIPPCHVFWECGGCQLQHLSYEAQLRQKQKTVRDVMERIGKIPHVPVHPVKGMDNPWRYRNKSQIPFSERNGEVVSGFFRSRTHHIVDTDVCIIQGEEADELMSTLKHEMHRMGIEAYDERTNRGMLRHLIVRKARATGELMVVLVTRSKKFPQKDAAIELIKRVVPDVTSIMQNVNSEKTNVIFGDKTLLLYGKPFIVDTIGDIKFEISARSFYQVNSEQTEVLYGQALEYAQLTGTESVIDAYCGIGTISLFLAQNAKEVYGVEIVPQAIEDAKRNAELNDINNAHFEAGPAEEVIPKWYAEGKRFDVLVVDPPRKGCDEKLLDTILEYKPKRIVYVSCDPATLARDLRILEDGGYRTQEVQPVDMFPHSSHIEVVTWLELDLSNDN; encoded by the coding sequence ATGTCTTTTACTGTAAATAAAAATGATCGCCTCAACGTCTATGTCGAAGATCTAACGCATGACGGCTCGGGAGTTGCGAAAGTGGAGGGCTACCCGCTTTTCATTCCCGGCGCACTTCCAGGTGAAGAGGCTGAAATACAAGTGATGAAAACGATGAAACGATACGGTTTCGCGAAGTTGCTAAACGTAACAAAAGAGTCGCCGGACCGCGTTATACCGCCATGTCATGTGTTTTGGGAATGCGGCGGTTGCCAATTGCAACATTTATCATACGAAGCACAACTACGACAAAAACAAAAAACAGTCCGCGACGTTATGGAACGTATCGGTAAAATTCCGCATGTACCCGTACATCCAGTCAAAGGAATGGACAACCCATGGCGCTATCGCAATAAATCACAAATTCCATTCAGTGAACGAAACGGGGAAGTTGTTTCAGGATTTTTCCGCTCACGAACGCATCATATTGTCGACACAGATGTCTGTATTATTCAAGGTGAAGAAGCAGATGAGCTCATGTCCACATTGAAACACGAAATGCATCGCATGGGGATTGAAGCATATGACGAGCGAACAAACCGCGGCATGCTGCGTCACCTAATTGTTCGAAAAGCACGCGCAACAGGCGAATTAATGGTCGTACTTGTGACACGTTCGAAGAAGTTTCCGCAAAAAGACGCTGCGATAGAACTCATTAAACGCGTCGTCCCGGACGTGACATCGATTATGCAAAACGTCAACAGCGAAAAAACGAACGTCATTTTTGGTGATAAAACACTATTGCTCTACGGAAAACCATTCATCGTCGACACAATTGGCGATATCAAATTCGAGATTTCCGCACGTTCATTTTACCAAGTGAATTCTGAACAAACGGAAGTGTTATACGGACAAGCACTCGAGTACGCACAGCTGACAGGAACTGAATCCGTCATTGATGCCTATTGCGGTATCGGCACAATTTCACTGTTCCTCGCTCAAAATGCGAAAGAAGTATACGGCGTCGAAATCGTTCCGCAAGCAATCGAAGATGCCAAACGAAACGCGGAATTGAACGATATCAACAATGCTCACTTTGAAGCTGGCCCAGCTGAAGAAGTAATTCCTAAATGGTACGCAGAAGGAAAAAGATTTGACGTACTTGTAGTGGATCCACCGCGTAAAGGCTGCGACGAGAAATTATTGGACACGATTTTAGAATATAAACCGAAACGTATTGTTTATGTATCATGTGATCCAGCAACGCTTGCGCGGGATTTAAGGATATTAGAAGATGGTGGGTACCGTACGCAAGAAGTGCAACCGGTAGATATGTTTCCACATAGTAGCCATATTGAGGTTGTGACTTGGTTGGAGTTGGATTTGTCTAACGATAATTAA
- a CDS encoding helix-turn-helix transcriptional regulator: protein MINKIKIARMEKKLTQAELAKQIGATRQTIGLIEKGEYNPSLQLCIAIAKSLGKTLDDLFWEDETND from the coding sequence ATGATAAACAAAATAAAAATTGCAAGAATGGAAAAAAAACTGACTCAGGCCGAACTTGCAAAACAGATCGGAGCTACGCGACAAACAATAGGTTTGATAGAAAAAGGCGAGTACAATCCAAGTTTACAACTTTGTATAGCTATTGCAAAATCGCTTGGAAAAACTTTAGATGATTTATTTTGGGAGGATGAGACAAATGATTAA
- a CDS encoding helix-turn-helix domain-containing protein, protein MTVGERLKMLRLEKRLTLLEVASKIGLAKSSYASYEGGHRNPPIDKLVALARLYHVSTDYLLRLTDIPDSVESLQKQHLQWDGISLSEKELEIVHQVVELMTEKHQENNEVKLRHMDIG, encoded by the coding sequence ATGACTGTTGGAGAGCGCTTGAAAATGCTTCGCTTGGAAAAAAGGCTTACACTGCTAGAGGTTGCATCTAAAATTGGACTGGCCAAATCATCTTATGCTAGTTATGAAGGGGGCCATAGAAATCCTCCCATCGATAAGCTAGTAGCATTGGCCCGACTTTATCATGTTTCAACAGATTATTTACTTAGATTAACGGATATTCCTGATTCTGTTGAATCTCTTCAAAAGCAACATCTACAATGGGATGGAATTAGTTTAAGTGAAAAGGAATTAGAAATTGTTCATCAAGTGGTTGAATTAATGACTGAAAAGCATCAAGAAAATAATGAAGTAAAGTTGAGACATATGGATATCGGATAA
- a CDS encoding DUF6773 family protein, with amino-acid sequence MINSFINKLLPKDEYNRLSSLYFFAESALIVLIVFICLTIVQLFFYDLSGGLDLLLLCVTFFMIIYPTTRYVLSGMEHDDVMDESSYEKSRKKGMVQTMGTGALFFIFLLTLNLLRNDTLDMLELIIMPITFTIIYGVFTIISLKKSYNKNKDLDA; translated from the coding sequence ATGATTAATTCTTTTATTAATAAACTATTACCCAAGGATGAATATAACCGGTTATCATCACTTTACTTTTTTGCTGAAAGTGCACTAATTGTTTTAATCGTTTTTATCTGTTTAACAATCGTCCAACTGTTTTTCTATGATTTAAGTGGTGGATTGGACTTACTATTACTGTGTGTAACGTTTTTTATGATTATTTATCCGACTACACGATATGTTTTATCTGGAATGGAGCATGATGATGTGATGGATGAATCGAGTTATGAAAAGAGTCGTAAAAAAGGTATGGTTCAAACAATGGGCACTGGAGCTTTATTTTTCATCTTTTTATTGACTCTTAATTTATTGAGAAATGACACACTTGATATGTTAGAACTGATCATTATGCCAATTACGTTTACAATTATTTATGGTGTTTTTACAATAATATCTTTAAAAAAATCATATAATAAAAATAAGGATTTAGATGCATAG
- a CDS encoding HAMP domain-containing sensor histidine kinase, translated as MENVRITYNHVVDNDQLQEENISYLTNEKINVVGKFAAEAAHEIGNPLTSIKDVVQRLNNMGVSNPKYYSMIDSEINKVEEIVNRLIMLSETQSVNFRINDIEIILERAILGMKEFALLEGIKIHSNLEAQGLPIYCDQVRLQEVIENIIKHAIEASACNKNVYITCKSTESHVHIMIKGHGVGNSEERVVHLFEPNYAIKESSTGLDLMINHKIIKEHNGSMQVESKLDIGSTVDIYLPLVGSLEKVY; from the coding sequence ATGGAAAACGTAAGAATTACATATAACCATGTCGTTGATAATGACCAGTTACAAGAAGAAAATATTTCATACCTGACGAATGAAAAAATCAATGTAGTGGGAAAATTTGCTGCTGAAGCAGCTCATGAGATTGGAAATCCACTTACATCTATTAAAGATGTTGTTCAACGATTAAATAATATGGGAGTAAGTAATCCTAAATACTATTCAATGATTGATTCCGAGATAAATAAGGTCGAGGAAATAGTAAATAGACTTATTATGCTTTCAGAAACACAATCAGTGAACTTTCGTATAAATGATATTGAGATTATCCTAGAAAGAGCTATTCTGGGGATGAAAGAATTTGCGCTACTTGAGGGAATTAAAATTCATTCAAACTTAGAAGCGCAGGGTTTACCTATTTACTGTGATCAAGTTCGACTTCAAGAGGTCATTGAAAATATTATCAAACATGCTATTGAAGCTTCAGCTTGTAATAAAAACGTGTATATCACTTGTAAATCAACTGAATCCCATGTTCATATCATGATAAAAGGTCATGGAGTTGGTAACTCCGAGGAAAGGGTTGTGCACTTATTTGAACCAAATTACGCCATAAAAGAGAGCAGTACAGGTTTGGATCTAATGATTAATCACAAAATTATTAAAGAACATAATGGATCTATGCAAGTTGAAAGTAAGTTAGACATAGGTTCAACGGTTGATATTTACCTTCCACTTGTAGGGAGTCTTGAAAAGGTCTATTAA
- a CDS encoding RDD family protein, whose product MIGKRIAAHILNRVIIFFPSMILLGGISFLIYPSYFIFGNDPSSGWLIFWLLKYMICLPTVFIDLISRPSEFLEVVEIILPALISLIILEIISITLIKRDIGMKILGLKIVSIKEKPLSLIQIIVRTIIKYFLLAFFPFALVYTFLNKEKLSLHDKISYTKVVKVQS is encoded by the coding sequence ATGATAGGGAAAAGAATAGCTGCACATATTTTAAATAGAGTTATCATCTTTTTCCCATCAATGATACTGCTTGGAGGGATTAGCTTCTTGATATATCCAAGTTATTTCATATTCGGGAATGATCCAAGTTCAGGCTGGTTGATATTCTGGCTTTTAAAGTACATGATATGTTTACCAACAGTATTTATAGATTTAATCAGTCGACCATCAGAATTTCTGGAGGTAGTTGAAATAATATTACCTGCTTTAATAAGCTTAATAATATTAGAGATTATAAGTATCACCTTAATAAAACGTGATATAGGTATGAAAATTCTGGGACTTAAAATAGTATCTATAAAAGAGAAACCATTGAGCTTAATACAAATAATAGTTAGAACGATTATAAAATACTTTTTACTGGCTTTTTTTCCTTTTGCACTGGTATATACTTTTTTAAATAAGGAGAAATTGTCATTGCATGATAAGATATCTTATACAAAAGTAGTAAAAGTGCAAAGTTAA
- a CDS encoding GAF domain-containing protein, protein MYDNENDSKLFVSLKGSLMKLINGSNHKCIVENLREYNLKKNIKEQLKIINPLLGKKETDIKVHLMNAVINGGITKSESDFLEIKMELGRMCLELEQVLDGIYVTLLFYDRERNHVFHGAGPSIPVEFFDFFGVINEQGILDENCASCGKAIFTQGIVQTDIGTSTLWKNFKDSIIEFGFRSCTSIPFFTNTGRLAGTFAHYSKRPNNLLTQDEVEMIQEKISMFSLEIQTISDRIHEYTKAGNVSLTI, encoded by the coding sequence TTGTATGATAATGAAAATGACAGTAAACTATTTGTGAGTTTGAAAGGAAGTTTGATGAAATTGATTAATGGTTCAAATCATAAATGTATTGTTGAAAATTTACGTGAGTACAATCTAAAGAAAAACATTAAAGAACAACTAAAAATCATAAATCCTCTCTTGGGGAAAAAAGAAACAGACATAAAAGTACATTTAATGAATGCCGTGATTAATGGTGGCATTACTAAAAGTGAATCGGATTTCTTGGAAATCAAAATGGAGCTAGGTCGTATGTGTTTAGAATTGGAACAAGTATTAGATGGTATTTATGTTACTTTGTTGTTTTATGATAGAGAACGAAATCATGTTTTTCATGGTGCTGGTCCTAGTATTCCAGTGGAGTTCTTTGACTTCTTTGGTGTTATTAATGAACAGGGAATACTAGATGAAAATTGTGCTTCATGTGGAAAAGCTATTTTTACACAAGGAATTGTACAAACAGATATTGGAACGAGTACACTTTGGAAAAACTTTAAAGACAGTATCATTGAATTCGGTTTTAGGTCTTGTACCTCGATACCATTCTTTACAAACACTGGTCGTTTAGCTGGAACGTTTGCTCATTATTCTAAAAGGCCAAACAATCTTTTAACACAAGATGAAGTAGAAATGATTCAAGAGAAGATTTCTATGTTTAGTTTAGAAATTCAAACGATATCTGATCGTATTCATGAGTATACGAAAGCTGGTAATGTTAGTCTGACAATTTAA
- a CDS encoding collagenase — translation MRKIKSVLITFSCLVLTALLSGVIFLFVNNIEGIIVLLSGLIFLFVLFIVTIIGLINGEIKLLKMNGRFNVSLAISYLVVTSTLLCVMCFLNYVIYDTYGDLSASGKMKLLQEKVVASEELQKVIGDYPVLEHGHITFRYHPDTEKPVYEIIHTMESMTELEKEVFGREITKTEKLEVIALRNSKEYIQLNPLSTETVGGSYDSRNKRAMVYQERESFDDDKSFMIGTFAHEYSHYLIDLFIMEEGLNDNDIPAWYKEGICELFHYEIVDTISIPGKIDTSLKYTDLHTSKKWNAASEKTDVYYLAKRAIGYIVEHQGDVKDLSTILLQQKKTGSFERSFDQITGLQLSTLNETIFSVEKDLQKAWIAWSQESDIETAEKLYKEITKKHPNESIAWHQYALILEEQMKWDEALNARRKVISINPEEAAGFLNLSYLLTIFDSKEALEMANKSLELTKQEPYGNVVFVQKWVDEISSYHELMSEERFVEAYQVILQSEQLSFQPTIIEELKKQVQVKSPS, via the coding sequence TTGAGGAAAATAAAAAGTGTTCTTATTACGTTTTCTTGTTTAGTATTAACAGCTTTATTATCAGGCGTTATCTTTCTGTTTGTAAATAATATCGAAGGAATAATCGTTTTATTATCAGGTTTAATTTTTTTATTTGTCTTGTTTATAGTGACAATAATCGGTTTAATAAATGGCGAAATTAAGTTATTAAAAATGAATGGTAGGTTTAACGTTTCGTTAGCCATTTCATATTTAGTAGTGACGAGCACGCTATTATGCGTAATGTGTTTTTTAAACTATGTGATATATGATACGTATGGAGATTTGTCTGCAAGTGGAAAAATGAAACTACTTCAAGAAAAAGTAGTCGCAAGTGAGGAATTGCAAAAGGTTATAGGGGATTATCCTGTTTTAGAGCATGGTCATATAACGTTTCGATATCATCCAGATACGGAGAAACCAGTGTATGAAATTATTCATACAATGGAAAGTATGACTGAACTTGAAAAAGAAGTTTTCGGACGGGAGATTACGAAGACTGAAAAACTAGAAGTGATTGCTCTTCGTAATTCTAAAGAGTACATACAGTTGAACCCATTATCTACTGAAACAGTCGGTGGATCCTATGACTCAAGAAATAAAAGAGCAATGGTTTATCAGGAGAGAGAAAGTTTCGATGATGATAAGTCATTTATGATTGGTACATTTGCACATGAATATAGCCATTATCTCATTGATTTATTTATAATGGAAGAAGGACTAAATGATAATGATATACCTGCTTGGTATAAAGAAGGAATATGTGAACTTTTTCATTATGAGATTGTAGATACAATTTCAATTCCCGGAAAAATAGACACCAGTTTAAAATATACAGACCTACACACATCAAAAAAGTGGAATGCTGCATCTGAAAAGACGGATGTCTATTATTTAGCCAAAAGGGCAATTGGATATATAGTAGAACACCAAGGAGACGTAAAGGATTTATCGACTATTCTCCTTCAGCAAAAGAAAACTGGTTCATTTGAGCGATCCTTTGACCAAATAACGGGATTGCAATTAAGTACATTAAACGAAACTATTTTTTCAGTGGAGAAAGATTTACAAAAAGCATGGATTGCTTGGTCGCAAGAATCGGACATTGAAACTGCTGAAAAACTTTATAAAGAAATAACCAAGAAACATCCAAATGAAAGTATAGCGTGGCATCAATACGCATTGATTCTTGAAGAACAAATGAAATGGGATGAAGCACTCAATGCTAGACGAAAAGTGATTAGCATAAATCCTGAGGAAGCTGCCGGTTTTCTCAACCTATCCTATTTGCTAACAATCTTTGATTCAAAAGAAGCCTTGGAAATGGCAAATAAATCTTTAGAATTAACGAAACAAGAGCCATATGGGAATGTAGTATTTGTCCAGAAATGGGTAGACGAAATCTCTAGCTATCATGAATTGATGAGTGAAGAAAGATTCGTTGAGGCCTATCAAGTAATTCTTCAAAGTGAACAATTATCCTTTCAACCAACAATTATTGAGGAATTAAAAAAACAAGTACAAGTGAAATCCCCATCATAA
- a CDS encoding acetate uptake transporter, with protein sequence MANENIQSTIANPAPLGLFAFGVTTVLLNLHNADIIPLSIVIVAMGFALGGAAQIIAGIMEYKKNNVFGATAFTAYGFFWWSLIIIWINPFSEIAAADDKSMGFYLLLWGIFTFMMFVGTLKHNRSLQLVFLTLTMLFLLLSIADFTGIHSIQIVAGWVGIVCGISAMYTGLAQVINNEFGKIMLPL encoded by the coding sequence ATGGCAAACGAAAACATTCAATCGACGATTGCAAATCCAGCTCCACTAGGGCTGTTCGCATTCGGCGTGACGACTGTGCTCTTGAACTTACATAATGCGGATATCATACCGCTTTCAATTGTAATTGTTGCAATGGGTTTCGCGCTAGGCGGCGCTGCACAGATAATAGCCGGTATCATGGAATATAAGAAAAACAACGTATTTGGTGCAACTGCCTTTACTGCTTATGGCTTTTTCTGGTGGTCTTTAATCATCATATGGATCAATCCATTTAGTGAAATTGCAGCTGCAGATGATAAGAGCATGGGGTTCTATCTTCTGCTTTGGGGTATCTTTACATTCATGATGTTTGTAGGTACACTGAAGCATAATCGCTCATTACAGCTGGTATTTCTGACTTTGACAATGTTATTTTTACTATTATCAATTGCAGATTTCACTGGCATTCATTCAATACAGATTGTAGCCGGCTGGGTAGGAATCGTATGCGGAATTTCAGCTATGTATACAGGCCTTGCACAGGTTATTAATAACGAATTTGGTAAAATAATGTTACCACTTTAA
- a CDS encoding nuclear transport factor 2 family protein: MTEVFFKVQDVLENYKTAIYEKNVEKFLSMYVPEIHIYDCWGNWESKGISSWKENIVEWFNGLSEDDVLLKVDFNDLVVEENSDLAFIHCAVTFAGYREDTGEKIREMTNRFTYGLRKVNESWLVAHEHSSLPINMETGKGIFNLK; the protein is encoded by the coding sequence ATGACAGAGGTTTTTTTCAAAGTTCAAGATGTACTTGAGAATTACAAAACAGCAATTTATGAAAAAAATGTTGAAAAGTTCTTGTCCATGTATGTGCCCGAAATCCATATTTATGATTGCTGGGGGAACTGGGAGAGTAAGGGGATTTCATCATGGAAGGAAAATATTGTCGAGTGGTTTAATGGGTTGAGTGAGGATGATGTTTTACTGAAAGTTGATTTTAACGACCTCGTAGTTGAAGAAAATTCAGATCTCGCATTTATTCATTGTGCTGTAACATTTGCTGGTTACCGAGAAGATACGGGTGAAAAAATTCGAGAAATGACAAATCGTTTCACATATGGTTTGAGAAAAGTGAATGAATCTTGGCTCGTAGCTCATGAACATTCATCATTACCTATAAATATGGAAACTGGTAAGGGAATTTTTAACTTGAAGTAA
- a CDS encoding cytochrome d ubiquinol oxidase subunit II has translation MSLEIIGISVLWTFLFGYILIGAIDFGAGFFNAYSLLTGKKHILTNIIQRYLSPVWEVTNVFLVFFFVGIIGFFPKTAFYYGTTLLVPVSIGIILLAIRGSYYAFETYGSRGHKGYSFMYGLSGILLPASLSIVLTISEGGFIEMVDGNPVLDYWMLFTSRLTWSIVVLSIAATLYISAVFLTWYANKARYFEAENLLRKYALIWALPTIITAGGIIFELRRHNPEHYANIQNFWPMFLISFVMFIGTVWLLWIRRNYGLAFILLAGQFLFAFFGYGASHYPYLLYPYLTIYDSFTNPAMAISLIVVFIMGLGLLIPSLYLLMRLFLFDKDYVRGKSKHHV, from the coding sequence ATGAGCTTAGAAATAATCGGCATATCAGTCCTGTGGACATTTCTATTCGGTTATATACTTATCGGCGCAATAGACTTTGGAGCTGGGTTTTTTAATGCCTATAGTTTACTCACCGGTAAGAAACATATTTTAACGAATATCATTCAGCGATACTTATCACCAGTTTGGGAAGTCACGAACGTTTTTCTCGTCTTCTTCTTTGTCGGGATTATCGGATTCTTTCCGAAAACAGCCTTTTATTATGGAACGACTTTACTGGTTCCAGTCAGTATCGGGATAATATTACTCGCGATTCGCGGTTCGTACTATGCGTTTGAAACGTATGGTTCGCGCGGACACAAAGGCTATTCGTTTATGTATGGTCTAAGCGGAATATTGCTTCCCGCATCGTTGTCGATTGTCCTGACGATTTCAGAAGGTGGCTTCATCGAGATGGTGGATGGAAATCCCGTCCTCGATTATTGGATGTTGTTCACGAGTCGATTAACTTGGTCAATCGTCGTTCTGAGCATTGCGGCGACACTGTATATCTCCGCCGTATTTTTAACTTGGTACGCCAATAAAGCGCGCTACTTCGAAGCGGAAAATTTGTTACGAAAATACGCGCTCATTTGGGCCTTGCCGACAATCATTACTGCAGGCGGCATTATTTTCGAATTAAGAAGACATAACCCGGAGCATTACGCCAATATCCAAAACTTCTGGCCTATGTTTCTGATCTCGTTTGTCATGTTCATCGGGACCGTCTGGCTGTTATGGATACGTCGCAATTATGGGCTCGCGTTCATCTTGCTTGCTGGACAATTCCTATTTGCCTTCTTCGGATACGGTGCTTCGCATTACCCGTATTTGCTTTATCCGTACTTGACGATCTACGACAGCTTCACGAATCCAGCGATGGCGATATCATTAATTGTCGTGTTCATAATGGGACTTGGCTTGTTGATTCCTTCCTTGTATCTGCTCATGAGGTTATTCTTGTTCGATAAAGACTATGTCCGCGGAAAAAGTAAGCATCATGTTTAA
- a CDS encoding cytochrome ubiquinol oxidase subunit I, giving the protein MGNEEAVFFSRVLTETTLSFHIIYATIGVGVPLMIMIAQWVGIKKNDEHYILLARRWARGFIITVAVGVVTGTAIGLQLSLLWPNFMELAGNVIALPLFMETFAFFFEAIFLGIYLYTWDRFENQKKHLLLLIPVAIGASFSAVFITMVNAFMNAPRGFDILNGELVNINPLIAMFNPAMPTKVAHVVVTSYMTAAFVLASIAAFRLLKGSNHEYHKKALYLTMKVGLIFSIATVIIGDFSGKYLAEYQPEKLAAAEWHFETKGNAELIMYGVLDDGEVKYAIKLPNALSILAHGVTSAEVIGLDQFPEDEIPPLYIHYLFDIMVTIGMWMVFLAAVFWIGTKRCWKMVTTKWFRWLIVLGGPLSIIAIEAGWWLAEVGRQPWVLRGLMRTQDAATTSAHVDTMLVLFCLLYLILGVGSVVVLRRMFRNNPVEQEIEDRNMEKGGDVL; this is encoded by the coding sequence TTGGGAAATGAAGAAGCTGTATTTTTTTCACGGGTATTAACAGAAACCACATTATCTTTCCACATTATTTACGCGACCATTGGTGTAGGCGTACCGTTAATGATTATGATCGCGCAATGGGTCGGTATTAAGAAAAATGACGAGCATTACATTTTACTGGCAAGACGATGGGCGAGGGGATTCATTATTACTGTCGCAGTCGGCGTTGTAACCGGAACAGCCATCGGTTTGCAATTATCATTGTTATGGCCGAATTTCATGGAGCTTGCAGGAAATGTCATTGCGCTCCCGTTATTTATGGAAACGTTCGCGTTCTTTTTTGAAGCGATATTCCTGGGTATCTATTTATACACTTGGGATCGTTTCGAAAACCAGAAAAAACATTTACTTTTGCTTATTCCAGTTGCAATCGGTGCATCATTTTCAGCGGTATTTATCACAATGGTAAACGCATTTATGAACGCGCCGCGTGGATTTGACATCTTAAACGGTGAATTAGTCAATATCAACCCGCTTATCGCGATGTTTAACCCGGCAATGCCGACGAAAGTGGCTCATGTCGTTGTGACTAGTTATATGACTGCAGCTTTCGTTCTTGCATCCATTGCAGCTTTTCGTTTATTAAAAGGGTCGAATCATGAATACCATAAAAAAGCACTTTATCTCACGATGAAAGTTGGGCTAATCTTTTCAATCGCCACAGTTATCATAGGGGATTTCTCCGGGAAGTATTTAGCCGAATACCAGCCAGAAAAATTGGCTGCGGCCGAATGGCATTTTGAAACAAAAGGAAATGCGGAACTTATTATGTATGGCGTGCTTGACGACGGGGAAGTGAAGTACGCGATTAAACTTCCAAATGCATTAAGTATACTTGCTCATGGCGTCACATCAGCAGAAGTGATCGGGCTTGACCAGTTTCCAGAAGATGAAATTCCACCGCTTTACATCCATTACTTATTTGACATCATGGTGACCATCGGCATGTGGATGGTGTTCTTGGCAGCGGTATTCTGGATTGGCACGAAAAGGTGTTGGAAAATGGTCACAACAAAATGGTTCCGTTGGTTAATTGTACTTGGTGGACCTTTATCAATTATTGCGATTGAAGCAGGTTGGTGGCTGGCCGAGGTCGGTCGACAGCCGTGGGTTCTGCGCGGACTAATGCGAACGCAAGATGCTGCGACCACAAGTGCGCATGTAGATACGATGCTAGTCTTATTCTGTTTACTTTATCTCATTCTAGGCGTCGGAAGTGTTGTCGTCTTAAGAAGGATGTTCCGTAACAATCCAGTCGAACAAGAAATCGAAGACCGGAATATGGAGAAGGGCGGTGACGTGCTATGA